The Candidatus Bathyarchaeota archaeon region TTAATCTGGGGGTTTTCCCTATAGGCGGCGCCTACTCCTCTGGTAGAATACCTAGCCTGACGTTCGAATTTATAGCCGATGTGCTTAGCCACTACACCCTTCCCTTTCTATCGATAGTGCTGAGCGCTATGGGTGGATGGGCTATAGGGATGCGGGTCATGGTGATCTATGAGCTTGGTGCTGATTACATCAATTATGCCGACTCCCTTGGTCTTCCAGACAGGAAGCTTCTCCGTTATGTGTTCAAAAACTCTATGCTTCCTCAGATTACGGGACTAGCGTTGAACTTTGGCACGATTCTCGGGGGCTCCCTTATAACAGAGCTCGTGTTTAACTATCCTGGCACAGGATATCTCTTGTTCAGAGCCATAAGTACGTTGGACTATCCTCTTATTCAAGGCGTCTTCATATTGCTGATATCGACTCTTCTTCTCGCGAACCTCATCGTAGATTTCGTGTATGCTTATATAGACCCTAGAATCCGGACGGGTTACCTGGGTGAGTAGCATGGTCTCTCAGCTGATAAGAGATCTATTACGGATCAAGAAGTTTGATCTGAGTGTGGCGATATTTTCATCGATACTGATAATCGGGTTGGTCGGTCCCATAGTCTATGAGGTTGACCCTGTCAAGATGATAGGGCCTCCTGAACAGCCTCCCAGCGAGAAATATCCTCTGGGTACGGATAGCTATGGAAGAGACCTTTTAGCCCAGCTTCTGCATGGGATAAGGAACTCTATATATATCGGATTGACCGCAGCCGCCATATCTCTCGCCATAGGTGTCACTATAGGTGCTCTTTCAGGATACAGGGGAGGGGTTGTAGACAGCTCTCTTATGCTTGTTACCGATGTCGTATACGCTCTTCCATCGATCATGCTTATGATGCTCATAGCCGCGTATCTGAAGGAAAGAAATCCCGTATTCGTGGCTTTGGTTATAGGTATAACCTCGTGGCCGTGGGTTGCTAGAGCGGTTCGCTCCCAGATGTTAAGTCTAAAATCCCGGGATTTCATCTACATGAGTAGGATGGCTGGTTTAAGCGATATTAAGATAATATTTGAAGACCTCATCCCTAACATGGCATCTTACATATTCATGGCCTTCGTGTTACTCATGTCTGGAGCCATGATAGCTGAGGCTGGTCTAAGCATGATAGGCCTAGGTGTAACGAGGGGTGTGTCTCTAGGCATAATACTGTATTGGGCACAGCTTCTGGAATCCGTCCGTAGAGGAATCTGGTGGTGGTTCATCCCCCCGGGTGCCTGCTTAGTTACCCTTGCCACGTCGCTCCTCCTACTCTCGACGGCTTTGGATGAATACTTTAGCCCTAGGCTTAGAGGGGGTTGATAGATCCATGAGTCTACTCGAGGCCGAACATGTCAAAGCCTACTATCGCGTCAGAGAGGGCTTCGTCAAGGCGGTTGACGACGTGAGTCTCCGTCTAGATCGAGGTGTCATAATGGGTTTAGCAGGCGAGTCTGGATGCGGTAAATCGACGTTGGTAAACACGCTTATGCTGAACATACGCCCTCCGCTTTATCTCATCGACGGTCGTATAACGCTAGACGGAAACCTCCTATCCAAAATGGATAAGCAGACGCTTAAGAAGAAGGTCTGGGGTGTCCTAGTCTCCATAGTTCCCCAGTCTGCTTTAAACGCCCTGATGCCTACCCAGAAAATTATAGACCTGATAAAGGATATAGTTCACGCTCACACAGATATCTCAGACTCGGAGATAGTCAGCATGTCGCGTAGACGTTTTGAGGAATTAAACCTCCCCGTCGAAGCTTTGAATATGTATCCTCATGAGCTCAGCGGTGGTATGCGGCAGAGAGCCGTGATCGCTATATCCACCCTCCTCAACCCTAAGCTTTTGATAGTAGATGAACCTACCTCTGCTCTCGACGTTTCGACGCAGAAGCAGGTTTTGAAGCTTCTCGTAGACCTCAGAAAGGCTAAGATCATAGAGAGTATGATATTCGTGACACATGATATAGCCGTACTACGTCAGATAGCGGATAGGATAGCGATAATGTATGCGGGTAAAATAGTGGAATCGGCTTCGACGGATGATATACTTTACAATTCTAAGCACCCATATACCTACGGTTTAATAAACGCCGTCGTGACACCTGAGCCGGAAGTTAGAAAAAGAGGTCTAATATCTATTCCAGGTGAACCACCGAATCTTCTGAAGCCGCCTTCTGGCTGTCGTTTCCATCCTAGATGCCCATATGCGATGGATATCTGTAGACGGGAAGAGCCGCCGCTAATAGAGGTGAAAGAAGGGTGGACGGTAGCCTGTCATCTAGTGGCTTCGGGAAGGAGGTGAACGTTCATGCTTCTAGAGGTTAAAAACCTTACAAAGATCTTTACCGTAGGTTTTCTCAGGAGAAAAGAGATAGTAGCCGTTAAAGACATATCGTTCAATGTTAAAGAGAGCGAGTTTGTCTCACTCGTAGGCGAAAGCGGTTCTGGCAAAACTACGACCGCTAGGATGATACTCCGCCTTCTCAGACCCACATCAGGCTCTGTGGTCTTTAGAGACCGCGATGTATGGTCTCTTCGAACTCTCAACGACCTTCGATGGTATTGGAGACAGGTTCATGGAATTTTCCAAGATCCCTTTGCCTCTTTCAACCCGCTTTATAAGGTGGATCGTGTTCTCTATCAGGTCTTCTCACTTTTAGGCGATAACGATGTCGATAAAGAAAGCCTAGTTAAGGAGGCGCTTAAAGAGGTCGGTCTCAGACCTGAGGAGGTTCTTGGACGATATCCTCATGAGCTCAGCGGAGGCCAAAGACAGAGGTTGATGATAGCTAGATGCTACTTACTGAAGCCTAAGCTGATTTTAGCGGATGAACCCATAAGCATGATAGACGCGTCTACACGTGCGGGTATCCTACAACTGTTCTCAAAACTGAGGGATGAGTATAAGACATCTATAATATTCATCACGCACGACCTTGGTCTAGCCTACTACGTAAGCGACAGGATTCTTATTATGCATAAAGGGTCGATAGTGGAAGAGGGGCCTCCTGAGGAGATAATGGAGCATCCACAGCATCCGTATACTAAACGGTTAAGAGAGGACGTTCCTCTTCTATACCGGAAGTGGGCTGGCTTCTAATTTTTCTCATCAGTCACGGCTCATTTTCAATATCTTTGCGTAAGTCTTTTATACAAAGCGATGTTATTAACTATTTAAGGGTGAAAAATATGGAAAAACACCTTAATATTCTTCTGATATTGGCTGCGGCAGTGTTGCTAACTTCTTCGAGTGCGCTTATGCCACTTCTAACACCTGTGACGGCTCAGGAGATACCTCGAGAGGAAACCTTGATAATTTCTGATGCTTGGGGTCCTCCTGCTGGGTGGAACCCGTTCCTACCTAATACCGCATGGGGTACAGAGCTTATGTATCCTGCGCTGTTCTTCTACAGCACGCGGGATGACGTTTGGATCCCCTATCTGGCTGAAGGTTACCGGTGGGTTGACAAATACACGTTAGAGGTTATGATCCGACCTGAAGCTAAATGGTGGGATGGAACACCTATAACCGCAGAGGATGTAGTATTCACGTTTGAGCTGGGTAAAAAGTATGTCATCGGCTGGGTTTCACCGTTCTGGGACTATCTAGAAAGCGTCGAGGCGGTAGATGAGAGAACTGTACGGTTTACCACGAGCGAGGAGAAGCTCAACTACTTCCAGCTGGTGGGTCTCTTACATGGGACACTTATAGTTCCTAAGCATAGATGGGCCCCCTTGGAAGAGGAGCTGGGTGAAAAGATCATCAGCGAGTTCAGAGATGACGACCCGTCTAAGATAGTCGGGGGAGGTCCGTATCGGCTTTTAACCTGGAGCGAGGAGATGTGGTACTATGAAAGGGTCGACGACTGGTGGGGTAAGGACATATTCGGTCTACCGAGACCGAAGTATATAGCTCATAAAACATTCAAGGATAACGTAGCTGCGGCGCTCGGCTTTGAAGCTGGAGAAGTAGATGCATGTGGTCACTTCTTTGCTAAAATCTATGAGATGTGGGAGGTTAAAGGTTTACCTATAAGAACCTATTATGCGAATCCACCGTACTACATAGGATCCGGCATAATACATCTCTACATAAACTATGCGAAATATCCGCTTACAGACATAAACATTCGTAAAGCTATAGCCCACGCTATACCATACGACGACCTCGTTTCTAAGGCATACTTCAACTATAGCGTCAGGGCGGCTCCCGTACCGATAATACATACGATACCGTCGTACGCTAAGTGGATAAACGAGACGCTCGTAGAAGAGTATAAGTTCGAGTATGACCTAGAGAAGGCCAAGAAGATACTTGACGACGCCGGTATAGTCGATACCGATGGCGACGGTATACGGGAGATGCCTGACGGCACTAAGCTCGGCACGTTCACTATAAGCGTACCATACGGCTGGACGGACTGGATGATGATGTGCGATATGATCGCTACAAACCTGCGTGAGATAGGTATCGATTGTGTGACAGAGTTTCCAGACTTCACCGTTTGGTGGGACAGGTTGATAAAGGGCACCTTCGACCTCGTCTTATCATGGGATGGAGGCATGGGCTTTGACCATCCATGGAACAGCTTCCGCTTCATCATGGATCCGAGACTTACAGGTCCTGTAGGCGAGGATTATCCGGCCGGCAACTGGGAGCGTTATATGAACTGGGAGATAGTGTCGTTGATAGATGCGATAGCTAAGGAGACGGATCCTGAGAAGTTAGCTAAGCTGTATAGTCAGTTGCAGGAGATATTCTTGAAGGATCTTCCGGCTATTCCTCTGTTCTACGGTGCGGCATGGTACGAGTTCAGGTATGACCGTTGGGTCGGATGGCCTAAGGAAGAGGACCCCAGATGGCTGTCACCATATCCGTGGAACTATCCAGATAACTTACCGGTACTATTCTGCTTAGCCAAAGCAGGAGAAGAGCCTACGGTACCGTCATGGGTATATGAGATGCAGATACCGACAACTAAGATATTCGAAGACCTAGCTACCGTGCTCGCGGTAAAGAAGGGCGTTCTATCGATAGACACCACTCCCGTCAAAGGTGAAGTCTTCGTCGGTGGTGAGTCTTGGGGTGTAGCCCCTGTGACTAAGGAAGTTAAAGTAGGGACCTATACGATAACCTTCGGCTCTGTAGAAGGTTATGAGGCTCCGTCTCCTCAGACTGTGACGGTCGAAGAAGGTAAGACCGTAACGATTGTTGGAACATACACAAAGACCGCTCTACCTGAACTTAAAGAGATTTTAGATAAGTTAGACGATGTATCTTCGAAGCTTGACACTTTGTCTGAGAGTGTAACTGGTGTTGAATCTACCGTACAGACACTTTCCGATTTAAGCGATGCCATAAGCAGTTTGAGAAACGAGATAGCGGCCCTTAGAAGCGACCTCTCTATGATATCAACCATAGGATACGTAAACCTCATACTGTTGATAATAGTCCTAGTGGTTGCTGTCATGGCTTTGAGGAGACCAAGCCAAGCTTAGAAGCTCACATTCTGACCCTTACTTTTTTTCTTTTTTAAGCTCATTGAACTTTGAGTGGATATTGATAAAGGCTACTCGTTCTAGTTTTTACTGTTTCCATCTCCTAGGGAAGGTTGAATAGAGGCGGAGTCTATGAACAATATGCCCGAGATGGTTTTTAAGACTGTAAACCCGGTCGTCGGCTGTAGGCATGATTGTGTATATCGCTAGTGTAGGATGCAGGCTAAAAAT contains the following coding sequences:
- a CDS encoding ABC transporter permease, with amino-acid sequence MSPIVRFILRRVGFLFLTFTVFMLIIFALPRAIPGNPLSTLLSQLFQQAQANPELIKAVYKRLMDEFGVGKPVHIQFIDFISRTLRGDLGTSIAFYPRKVGEIVAAYLPWSLGLLIPATLTSWIIGNFLGALAGYKRKSAVDNLMLPVFLTLSQTPYYWLAMILLYVFAVNLGVFPIGGAYSSGRIPSLTFEFIADVLSHYTLPFLSIVLSAMGGWAIGMRVMVIYELGADYINYADSLGLPDRKLLRYVFKNSMLPQITGLALNFGTILGGSLITELVFNYPGTGYLLFRAISTLDYPLIQGVFILLISTLLLANLIVDFVYAYIDPRIRTGYLGE
- a CDS encoding ABC transporter permease; this translates as MVSQLIRDLLRIKKFDLSVAIFSSILIIGLVGPIVYEVDPVKMIGPPEQPPSEKYPLGTDSYGRDLLAQLLHGIRNSIYIGLTAAAISLAIGVTIGALSGYRGGVVDSSLMLVTDVVYALPSIMLMMLIAAYLKERNPVFVALVIGITSWPWVARAVRSQMLSLKSRDFIYMSRMAGLSDIKIIFEDLIPNMASYIFMAFVLLMSGAMIAEAGLSMIGLGVTRGVSLGIILYWAQLLESVRRGIWWWFIPPGACLVTLATSLLLLSTALDEYFSPRLRGG
- a CDS encoding ABC transporter ATP-binding protein, whose product is MSLLEAEHVKAYYRVREGFVKAVDDVSLRLDRGVIMGLAGESGCGKSTLVNTLMLNIRPPLYLIDGRITLDGNLLSKMDKQTLKKKVWGVLVSIVPQSALNALMPTQKIIDLIKDIVHAHTDISDSEIVSMSRRRFEELNLPVEALNMYPHELSGGMRQRAVIAISTLLNPKLLIVDEPTSALDVSTQKQVLKLLVDLRKAKIIESMIFVTHDIAVLRQIADRIAIMYAGKIVESASTDDILYNSKHPYTYGLINAVVTPEPEVRKRGLISIPGEPPNLLKPPSGCRFHPRCPYAMDICRREEPPLIEVKEGWTVACHLVASGRR
- a CDS encoding ABC transporter ATP-binding protein — protein: MLLEVKNLTKIFTVGFLRRKEIVAVKDISFNVKESEFVSLVGESGSGKTTTARMILRLLRPTSGSVVFRDRDVWSLRTLNDLRWYWRQVHGIFQDPFASFNPLYKVDRVLYQVFSLLGDNDVDKESLVKEALKEVGLRPEEVLGRYPHELSGGQRQRLMIARCYLLKPKLILADEPISMIDASTRAGILQLFSKLRDEYKTSIIFITHDLGLAYYVSDRILIMHKGSIVEEGPPEEIMEHPQHPYTKRLREDVPLLYRKWAGF
- a CDS encoding PEGA domain-containing protein, with product MKNMEKHLNILLILAAAVLLTSSSALMPLLTPVTAQEIPREETLIISDAWGPPAGWNPFLPNTAWGTELMYPALFFYSTRDDVWIPYLAEGYRWVDKYTLEVMIRPEAKWWDGTPITAEDVVFTFELGKKYVIGWVSPFWDYLESVEAVDERTVRFTTSEEKLNYFQLVGLLHGTLIVPKHRWAPLEEELGEKIISEFRDDDPSKIVGGGPYRLLTWSEEMWYYERVDDWWGKDIFGLPRPKYIAHKTFKDNVAAALGFEAGEVDACGHFFAKIYEMWEVKGLPIRTYYANPPYYIGSGIIHLYINYAKYPLTDINIRKAIAHAIPYDDLVSKAYFNYSVRAAPVPIIHTIPSYAKWINETLVEEYKFEYDLEKAKKILDDAGIVDTDGDGIREMPDGTKLGTFTISVPYGWTDWMMMCDMIATNLREIGIDCVTEFPDFTVWWDRLIKGTFDLVLSWDGGMGFDHPWNSFRFIMDPRLTGPVGEDYPAGNWERYMNWEIVSLIDAIAKETDPEKLAKLYSQLQEIFLKDLPAIPLFYGAAWYEFRYDRWVGWPKEEDPRWLSPYPWNYPDNLPVLFCLAKAGEEPTVPSWVYEMQIPTTKIFEDLATVLAVKKGVLSIDTTPVKGEVFVGGESWGVAPVTKEVKVGTYTITFGSVEGYEAPSPQTVTVEEGKTVTIVGTYTKTALPELKEILDKLDDVSSKLDTLSESVTGVESTVQTLSDLSDAISSLRNEIAALRSDLSMISTIGYVNLILLIIVLVVAVMALRRPSQA